The following proteins come from a genomic window of Chaetodon auriga isolate fChaAug3 chromosome 16, fChaAug3.hap1, whole genome shotgun sequence:
- the mcoln1b gene encoding mucolipin-1b isoform X2, which produces MASSSYTCIQDSATEKDRLLSSIATYGSQDLLKGGSPRPTCLVGSEPHQKQEEEEEEEALRRKLKYFFMSPCDKYHAKGRKPFKLGLQLLKIIIVTVQLVLFGLSNQMVVTFKEENTAAFRHLFLKGYQDNAPQAVHTQSQLYSHIHFAIDQYMALPQISLGRYAYVSGVGFNGSALSLCQRYYRRGTIDPVNDTFDIDPYVVSDCIGLNPPSYSSAPGNSDYKNFTLNFYKLINVTVDFQLKAINIQTIINNEIPDCYTFAITIVMDNRAHSGKVKISLQNQASIKECKDTSVSGQAESYARVFFDVLVAFVCLLSLLLCGRSILRGILLQHEYVQFFKHKLGRTVSWGDRMEFINGWYILLIISDMFTIIGSFIKIGIESKNLSSYDICGILLGTSTLLVWVGVIRYLSFFQKYNFRSLSMVSECLFSLINGDDMFVTFAEMEKSGTLVWIFSQVYLYTFISLFIYMVLSLFIALITGAYDTIMAQTQEQVRVNDLHAFIAECTDTPSSGKFRGPEGSSCSFFCCYDW; this is translated from the exons ATGGCATCTTCAAGTTACACTTGCATCCAAGACAGCGCCACAG aGAAGGACaggctcctctcctccattgCCACCTATGGGTCTCAGGATCTTCTTAAGGGTGGGAGCCCCCGCCCCACGTGTCTGGTGGGCTCTGAGCCCCACcagaagcaggaggaagaggaggaggaggaggccctgAGGAGGAAGCTCAAGTACTTCTTCATGAGCCCGTGTGACAAGTATCACGCCAAAGGACGCAAGCCGTTCAAACTGggcctgcagctgctcaaaatcATCATTGTGACTGTGCAG ttGGTGCTGTTTGGACTCAGCAACCAGATGGTGGTGACATTTaaggaggaaaacacagctgcattCAGACACCTTTTCCTGAAGGGTTATCAGGACAACGCTCCTCAGGCCGTTCACACGCAGAGCCAACTGTACAGCCACATCCACTTTGCCATAGACCAG TACATGGCTCTACCTCAGATCTCACTGGGACGTTACGCATACGTGTCGGGTGTCGGTTTCAACGGAAGCGCGCTGTCCCTGTGCCAGAGGTACTACAGGAGGGGCACCATCGACCCCGTCAACGACACCTTTGACATCGATCCCTATGTTGTCAGCG ATTGTATTGGACTGAATCCACCGTCTTACAGTTCTGCTCCAGGAAACAGTGACTATAAGAATTTCACTCTCAATTTTTACAA GCTGATAAATGTTACAGTTGACTTCCAGCTGAAGGCCATCAACATTCAGACCATTATAAACAATGAAATCCCTGACTGCTACACCTTTGCTATCACA ATCGTCATGGATAACAGGGCACACAGCGGCAAAGTGAAGATCAGTCTGCAGAACCAGGCGTCCATAAAGGAATGTAAAGACACCAGCGTGTCAGGACAAG CGGAGAGCTACGCACGGGTGTTCTTCGACGTGCTGGTGGCGTtcgtctgtctgctgtccctgctgctgtgtgggcGCTCCATCCTCAGAGGCATCCTCCTGCAGCAT GAGTATGTGCAgtttttcaaacacaaacttgGCCGCACCGTGAGCTGGGGCGACAGAATGGAGTTCATCAACGGCTGGTATATTCTGCTCATCATCAGCGACATGTTCACCATCATCGGCAGCTTCATCAAAATTGGGATTGAGTCCAAG AATTTGTCATCATATGACATTTGTGGAATCCTGCTGGGAACCTCCACTCTGCTGGTGTGGGTGGGAGTCATCCGCTACCTCAGCTTCTTTCAGAAATACAAC TTCCGCTCCCTGTCCATGGTGTCGGAGTGCCTGTTCTCTCTGATCAACGGAGACGACATGTTTGTAACATTCGCTGAGATGGAGAAAAGCGGCACGCTGGTGTGGATCTTCAGCCAGGTCTACCTTTACaccttcatctccctcttcatctACATGGTGCTGTCCCTCTTCATTGCGCTCATCACCGGAGCCTATGACACCATCATG GCCCAAACACAGGAGCAGGTACGTGTCAACGATCTGCACGCGTTCATTGCAGAGTGCACGGACACGCCCAGCTCTGGCAAGTTCCGTGGGCCTGAGGGGTCTTCATGCTCCTTCTTCTGCTGCTATGactggtga
- the mcoln1b gene encoding mucolipin-1b isoform X1, giving the protein MASSSYTCIQDSATEKDRLLSSIATYGSQDLLKGGSPRPTCLVGSEPHQKQEEEEEEEALRRKLKYFFMSPCDKYHAKGRKPFKLGLQLLKIIIVTVQLVLFGLSNQMVVTFKEENTAAFRHLFLKGYQDNAPQAVHTQSQLYSHIHFAIDQYMALPQISLGRYAYVSGVGFNGSALSLCQRYYRRGTIDPVNDTFDIDPYVVSDCIGLNPPSYSSAPGNSDYKNFTLNFYKLINVTVDFQLKAINIQTIINNEIPDCYTFAITIVMDNRAHSGKVKISLQNQASIKECKDTSVSGQAESYARVFFDVLVAFVCLLSLLLCGRSILRGILLQHEYVQFFKHKLGRTVSWGDRMEFINGWYILLIISDMFTIIGSFIKIGIESKNLSSYDICGILLGTSTLLVWVGVIRYLSFFQKYNILIVTLRAAFPNVIRFCCCAAAIYMGYCFCGWIVLGPYHTKFRSLSMVSECLFSLINGDDMFVTFAEMEKSGTLVWIFSQVYLYTFISLFIYMVLSLFIALITGAYDTIMAQTQEQVRVNDLHAFIAECTDTPSSGKFRGPEGSSCSFFCCYDW; this is encoded by the exons ATGGCATCTTCAAGTTACACTTGCATCCAAGACAGCGCCACAG aGAAGGACaggctcctctcctccattgCCACCTATGGGTCTCAGGATCTTCTTAAGGGTGGGAGCCCCCGCCCCACGTGTCTGGTGGGCTCTGAGCCCCACcagaagcaggaggaagaggaggaggaggaggccctgAGGAGGAAGCTCAAGTACTTCTTCATGAGCCCGTGTGACAAGTATCACGCCAAAGGACGCAAGCCGTTCAAACTGggcctgcagctgctcaaaatcATCATTGTGACTGTGCAG ttGGTGCTGTTTGGACTCAGCAACCAGATGGTGGTGACATTTaaggaggaaaacacagctgcattCAGACACCTTTTCCTGAAGGGTTATCAGGACAACGCTCCTCAGGCCGTTCACACGCAGAGCCAACTGTACAGCCACATCCACTTTGCCATAGACCAG TACATGGCTCTACCTCAGATCTCACTGGGACGTTACGCATACGTGTCGGGTGTCGGTTTCAACGGAAGCGCGCTGTCCCTGTGCCAGAGGTACTACAGGAGGGGCACCATCGACCCCGTCAACGACACCTTTGACATCGATCCCTATGTTGTCAGCG ATTGTATTGGACTGAATCCACCGTCTTACAGTTCTGCTCCAGGAAACAGTGACTATAAGAATTTCACTCTCAATTTTTACAA GCTGATAAATGTTACAGTTGACTTCCAGCTGAAGGCCATCAACATTCAGACCATTATAAACAATGAAATCCCTGACTGCTACACCTTTGCTATCACA ATCGTCATGGATAACAGGGCACACAGCGGCAAAGTGAAGATCAGTCTGCAGAACCAGGCGTCCATAAAGGAATGTAAAGACACCAGCGTGTCAGGACAAG CGGAGAGCTACGCACGGGTGTTCTTCGACGTGCTGGTGGCGTtcgtctgtctgctgtccctgctgctgtgtgggcGCTCCATCCTCAGAGGCATCCTCCTGCAGCAT GAGTATGTGCAgtttttcaaacacaaacttgGCCGCACCGTGAGCTGGGGCGACAGAATGGAGTTCATCAACGGCTGGTATATTCTGCTCATCATCAGCGACATGTTCACCATCATCGGCAGCTTCATCAAAATTGGGATTGAGTCCAAG AATTTGTCATCATATGACATTTGTGGAATCCTGCTGGGAACCTCCACTCTGCTGGTGTGGGTGGGAGTCATCCGCTACCTCAGCTTCTTTCAGAAATACAAC ATCTTGATCGTGACTCTAAGAGCTGCTTTCCCTAATGTCATCcgcttctgctgctgtgcagcCGCCATTTATATGGGCTATTGTTTCTGTGGATGGATTGTGCTGGGGCCCTATCACACCAAG TTCCGCTCCCTGTCCATGGTGTCGGAGTGCCTGTTCTCTCTGATCAACGGAGACGACATGTTTGTAACATTCGCTGAGATGGAGAAAAGCGGCACGCTGGTGTGGATCTTCAGCCAGGTCTACCTTTACaccttcatctccctcttcatctACATGGTGCTGTCCCTCTTCATTGCGCTCATCACCGGAGCCTATGACACCATCATG GCCCAAACACAGGAGCAGGTACGTGTCAACGATCTGCACGCGTTCATTGCAGAGTGCACGGACACGCCCAGCTCTGGCAAGTTCCGTGGGCCTGAGGGGTCTTCATGCTCCTTCTTCTGCTGCTATGactggtga
- the LOC143333781 gene encoding trafficking protein particle complex subunit 5-like, which translates to MDTRFTRGKSNILERPLTRPKTEVSVSAFALLFSEMVQYCQSRVYSVSELQTRLADMGQSVGASMLDVLVLREKNGKRETKLLNMLLFIKVNVWKSLFGKEADKLEQANDDDKTYYIIEKEPLINAYISVPKENSSLNCAAFTAGIVEAILTHSGFPAKVTAHWHKGTTLMIKFNESVIARDKALDGR; encoded by the exons ATGGACACGCGGTTCACTCGAGGGAAATCCAACATCTTGGAGCGCCCCCTAACCCGACCCAAGACGGAAGTCAGCGTGAGCGCTTTTGCCCTCCTGTTCTCAGAGATGGTCCAGTACTGTCAGAGCCGCGTGTACtctgtgtctgagctgcagacaCGGCTGGCAGACATGGGCCAGAGTGTGGGAGCCAGCATGCTGGACGTgctggtgctgagagagaagaacGGGAAGAGGGAGACGAAACTGCTCAATATGCTGCTCTTCATCAAG GTTAACGTCTGGAAGTCTCTGTTCGGGAAGGAGGCTGACAAGCTGGAGCAGGCCAACGATGACGACAAGACTTACTACATCATAGAAAAGGAGCCGCTTATCAATGCGTACATCTCTGTGCCCAAAGAGAACAGCAGCCTGAACTGCGCTGCCTTCACTGCGGGCATCGTGGAAGCCATCCTCACACACAGCGGCTTCCCCGCTAAGGTCACTGCCCACTGGCACAAAGGCACCACGCTAATGATTAAGTTTAACGAGTCAGTCATAGCCAGGGACAAGGCTTTGGATGGCAGATAA